In Desulfurellaceae bacterium, a single window of DNA contains:
- a CDS encoding nitrile hydratase subunit alpha produces the protein MSDQHDHHGPTPAYTQRRLSRVENKAREVQAKALESVLEEDGLVTPADLDAVLDTYENDIGPLNGAKVVARAWVDPAYKERLLRNGAEAIAELGFGGLQGEELTVVENTPGVHNAVVCTLCSCYPWPVLGLPPFWYKSSAYRSRIGGRPREVLSEFGLEIAPEREILVWNSTAQTRYLVLPQRPAGTQEPPWSPDPP, from the coding sequence ATGAGCGATCAGCACGATCACCACGGTCCAACACCGGCCTACACCCAGCGCCGGCTCAGCCGGGTGGAAAACAAGGCGCGTGAGGTCCAGGCCAAAGCGCTGGAGTCTGTCCTGGAAGAGGACGGGCTCGTCACGCCGGCCGATCTTGACGCCGTCCTGGACACCTACGAAAACGACATCGGACCCTTGAACGGGGCCAAGGTGGTTGCCCGGGCCTGGGTCGATCCGGCCTACAAGGAGCGGCTGCTGCGGAACGGCGCCGAGGCGATTGCCGAGTTGGGCTTTGGGGGCTTGCAGGGCGAGGAGCTGACGGTGGTCGAGAACACGCCTGGGGTTCACAACGCGGTCGTGTGCACCTTGTGTTCGTGTTATCCGTGGCCGGTCCTGGGCCTGCCCCCGTTCTGGTACAAAAGCTCGGCCTACCGTTCTCGGATTGGTGGCCGGCCACGCGAAGTCCTGAGCGAGTTTGGTCTGGAGATCGCTCCAGAGCGCGAAATCCTGGTCTGGAACAGCACTGCCCAGACCCGCTATCTGGTACTCCCCCAACGTCCGGCCGGCACCCAAGAGCCCCCCTGGTCACCCGACCCGCCATGA
- a CDS encoding xanthine dehydrogenase family protein subunit M — protein MHEFDFAAPDSLQQAVELLGRADGEAHALAGGTDLIPQIKENRRRPSLVVDIKKIPELNVLSYDAAGLRIGAAVSCTRIAEFDAVKQHYPALAEACALVGSYQIQNRAALGGNICNAAPSADAVPPVLSYAGRLLLAGPNGQRELAAETFFTGPGQTVLARGEVLVAIQLPPPPANSGAAYLRFIPREEMDIAVAGVGSFVQLSADGQRCQQARISLASVAPTPVRADEAEAFVAGKPLDAATIAEAGELAARAARPISDVRGSAAYRRELVKVLTRRTLQTALDRARRSA, from the coding sequence GTGCACGAGTTTGATTTCGCCGCTCCAGACAGCTTGCAGCAGGCGGTCGAGCTGCTGGGTCGTGCCGACGGCGAGGCGCACGCCCTGGCCGGCGGGACCGACCTGATCCCCCAGATCAAAGAAAACCGGCGTCGCCCGAGTCTGGTGGTGGACATCAAAAAGATTCCAGAACTCAACGTGCTGTCATACGACGCCGCCGGCCTGCGCATCGGCGCGGCGGTGTCGTGTACCCGTATCGCCGAGTTTGACGCGGTCAAGCAACACTATCCGGCCCTGGCCGAGGCCTGCGCTCTGGTCGGCTCGTACCAGATTCAGAACCGGGCCGCCCTGGGCGGCAATATCTGCAACGCTGCACCCTCGGCCGATGCGGTGCCGCCGGTTCTGTCGTACGCCGGCAGGCTGCTGCTGGCCGGTCCGAACGGCCAGCGTGAGTTGGCGGCAGAGACATTTTTTACCGGTCCGGGGCAGACCGTCCTGGCCCGCGGAGAAGTGCTGGTCGCCATCCAGCTGCCGCCGCCGCCGGCCAACTCGGGCGCGGCGTATCTGCGCTTTATCCCGCGCGAGGAAATGGACATTGCGGTAGCCGGGGTTGGCTCCTTCGTTCAGCTCAGCGCCGACGGGCAGCGCTGCCAGCAGGCGCGGATCAGCCTCGCCTCGGTCGCTCCCACCCCGGTCCGGGCCGACGAGGCCGAGGCGTTTGTGGCCGGCAAGCCACTGGACGCGGCGACCATTGCCGAGGCCGGTGAGCTGGCGGCACGGGCGGCGCGGCCCATCTCGGATGTACGAGGCTCGGCCGCCTATCGGCGTGAGCTGGTCAAGGTGCTGACCCGCCGGACCCTACAGACGGCGCTGGACAGAGCCAGGAGAAGCGCATGA
- a CDS encoding (2Fe-2S)-binding protein — translation MKRMIELTVNGDSHTAIIDARETLLDSLRYKLDFMGPKEGCGNGNCGACTVELNGQLVNSCLVLSLEAEGAEIKTVEGVAAGDQLHPVQRAFIDNAGLQCGFCTPGFIMSAKALLERNPNPSEAEIRLAISGNLCRCTGYDKIVKAIQAASQALSRAA, via the coding sequence ATGAAACGGATGATAGAACTGACCGTCAACGGTGACTCCCACACCGCCATTATTGATGCCCGCGAGACCCTGCTCGACAGCCTGCGCTATAAGCTGGACTTCATGGGTCCCAAGGAAGGCTGCGGAAACGGCAACTGCGGAGCCTGCACCGTCGAGTTGAACGGCCAGCTGGTCAACTCGTGTCTGGTCCTCAGCCTGGAAGCCGAAGGCGCCGAGATCAAAACGGTCGAAGGGGTAGCCGCCGGAGACCAGCTGCACCCTGTCCAGCGGGCCTTTATCGACAACGCCGGGCTACAGTGCGGGTTCTGCACGCCGGGCTTTATCATGTCGGCCAAAGCCCTTCTGGAGCGTAATCCGAATCCCAGCGAGGCCGAAATTCGGCTGGCCATTTCGGGCAATCTGTGCCGCTGTACCGGCTATGACAAGATCGTCAAGGCCATTCAGGCCGCATCTCAGGCTCTGTCACGGGCCGCCTAA
- a CDS encoding xanthine dehydrogenase family protein molybdopterin-binding subunit: MAEYTVIGTRLAKVDGPERVTGKAAFGADLSLPNMLWAKLVRSPYSHARIKKIDPSKALALPGVKAVICADDLPPLAKGTTAPLVGEVSIDMSAIRELVMASDKARYHGQAVAAVAATDPFTAEEAAELVEVEYEELPVVGDVMEAMQPDAPLVHEDLYTTEEATQEKSAHPSNIATHMVYSHGDPEAGFKEADVVLEKTYTTQMVHQGYMEPQACAARVEPDGKLTVWTSAQGHFTVRNQLVALLDLPASRLNVIPMEIGGGFGGKALALFEPTVATLAKKTGRPVKLVISREEVLRATGPGSPAVITVKAGAKKDGHLTAASAIMRYDAGAFPGSPVSRGLLVGLAPYKLANMHAEGYDVVTNKPRVAAYRAPGGTPAGFAVDSLMDELAEALDIDPLEFRRRNAAEEGDILPLGMPLNRVGLRQMLDQIKTHPCWTDPLEGLNRGRGLALGYWIGGSFTSSAEIKINPDSTVSIFVGTVDLTGTRTTISQMVADELGLDPSEITIKVGDTDSAPYADLSGGSRITYTMSAATHQACQDVLGQLKARAAEKLKVSPDEVEYAQKKLWAKSDAKAVVTLEELARESVAWGSGPIIGKGSTTRMQPAHAYAAHVVDVEVDLDTGKVQILRYTCFQDVGKAINPAQVEGQIQGGAVQGIGWALNEEYVFDNGVLTNASLLDYRCPVALDLPMIEVSLTEVPASEGPYGLRGVGEVPIVPPAAALANAIYRATGARLQQLPMNPERIFWALHQKTDQPLAAAD; the protein is encoded by the coding sequence ATGGCAGAATATACGGTTATTGGCACGCGTTTGGCAAAGGTCGATGGTCCGGAGCGGGTGACCGGCAAGGCCGCCTTTGGCGCCGATCTGAGCCTGCCCAATATGCTGTGGGCCAAGCTGGTCCGCAGCCCCTACAGCCACGCCCGGATCAAAAAGATCGATCCCAGCAAGGCCCTGGCCCTGCCCGGGGTCAAGGCCGTCATCTGCGCCGACGATCTGCCGCCCCTGGCCAAGGGCACGACCGCCCCGCTGGTCGGCGAGGTCAGCATCGACATGAGCGCTATCCGCGAGCTGGTCATGGCCTCGGACAAGGCCCGCTATCACGGCCAGGCCGTGGCTGCGGTGGCCGCCACCGATCCGTTTACGGCCGAGGAAGCGGCCGAGCTGGTCGAGGTCGAGTACGAAGAGTTGCCGGTGGTCGGCGACGTGATGGAGGCCATGCAGCCCGACGCCCCGCTGGTGCACGAAGACTTGTACACCACCGAGGAAGCGACCCAGGAAAAGTCAGCCCACCCGAGCAATATCGCCACCCACATGGTGTACAGCCACGGCGACCCGGAGGCCGGTTTCAAGGAGGCCGATGTCGTCCTGGAAAAGACCTACACCACCCAGATGGTCCATCAGGGCTATATGGAACCCCAGGCGTGTGCGGCGCGGGTCGAACCGGACGGCAAGCTGACCGTCTGGACCTCGGCTCAGGGGCATTTTACCGTCCGCAACCAGCTCGTCGCCCTGCTGGATCTGCCGGCCAGCCGCCTGAACGTCATTCCGATGGAAATCGGCGGCGGCTTTGGCGGTAAGGCCCTGGCGCTGTTCGAGCCCACCGTGGCGACCCTGGCCAAAAAGACCGGCCGACCGGTCAAACTCGTCATCTCCCGTGAAGAGGTGCTGCGGGCGACCGGACCGGGTTCACCGGCGGTCATCACGGTCAAGGCCGGGGCCAAAAAGGACGGCCACCTGACGGCCGCCTCGGCCATCATGCGTTACGACGCCGGGGCGTTTCCCGGCTCGCCGGTCTCGCGCGGCCTGCTGGTCGGCCTGGCGCCGTACAAGCTGGCCAATATGCACGCCGAGGGCTATGACGTGGTCACCAACAAACCCCGGGTGGCCGCCTATCGGGCGCCGGGCGGGACGCCGGCCGGGTTTGCCGTAGATTCCCTGATGGACGAACTGGCCGAAGCCCTCGACATCGACCCGCTGGAATTCCGCCGTCGCAACGCGGCCGAGGAGGGCGATATCCTGCCGCTCGGCATGCCGCTCAACCGCGTCGGTCTACGTCAGATGCTCGACCAGATCAAAACCCACCCGTGCTGGACCGACCCCCTGGAAGGTCTTAATCGGGGCCGGGGGCTAGCCCTGGGCTACTGGATCGGCGGGTCTTTCACCTCCAGCGCCGAAATCAAGATCAACCCCGACTCGACGGTGTCGATCTTTGTCGGGACCGTCGACCTGACCGGGACACGGACGACGATCAGCCAGATGGTAGCCGACGAACTCGGGCTCGATCCCAGCGAGATCACCATCAAAGTCGGCGATACCGATAGCGCGCCCTACGCCGACCTCAGCGGCGGCAGCCGGATTACGTATACGATGAGCGCGGCCACCCATCAGGCCTGTCAGGATGTCCTGGGGCAGCTCAAAGCCCGGGCTGCGGAAAAACTCAAGGTTTCACCCGACGAGGTCGAGTACGCCCAGAAAAAGCTGTGGGCCAAGAGCGATGCGAAGGCGGTGGTGACGCTGGAAGAGCTTGCCCGCGAGAGTGTGGCCTGGGGCAGCGGGCCGATCATCGGCAAGGGCAGCACGACCCGCATGCAGCCGGCCCACGCCTATGCGGCCCACGTGGTCGACGTGGAAGTCGATCTGGATACGGGCAAGGTCCAGATCCTGCGCTACACCTGTTTCCAGGATGTTGGCAAGGCGATCAATCCGGCCCAGGTCGAGGGGCAGATTCAGGGTGGGGCGGTCCAGGGCATCGGCTGGGCGCTCAACGAGGAGTACGTCTTCGACAACGGGGTACTGACAAACGCCAGCCTGCTCGACTATCGCTGCCCGGTTGCGCTGGATCTGCCGATGATCGAGGTCTCCTTGACCGAGGTCCCGGCCTCGGAAGGCCCGTACGGGCTGCGTGGGGTGGGCGAGGTGCCGATTGTGCCGCCTGCGGCCGCACTGGCCAACGCCATCTATCGGGCGACCGGCGCGCGCCTCCAGCAGCTGCCGATGAACCCGGAGCGTATATTCTGGGCGCTGCACCAGAAGACCGACCAGCCGCTGGCTGCGGCAGACTGA
- the lysA gene encoding diaminopimelate decarboxylase, which translates to MPSDTEALSWSPSGLESLAQKVGTPFLMYRADIIRAKIAAITAMTDSPGLQARFAMKACSGHQVLHAMRQNGIWIDAVSGNEVLRALRAGFPSGQNPPTILYTSDVFRDNALEVIRAENILPNLGTPSMIGALAQAGYRGAVGLRLNPGFGHGHVKECDTGGPSSKHGLWYEDIEAIKHELETTGFKVSLLHAHIGTGPEIAEFQTNMRRLVDFFVERLPLFPQVEAINFGGGIPHPYKPGAARIDLDACGAVFRHAQQAFQEAARRNIRVEIEPGRFFVADGASLITRVHGLKSTRTNEKGPGQKFVMVDAGFCDLVRPAMYGSYHHIEVIGKTGQPEEDLVVAGPMCESGDVFTRDADEVLDPRPLPTPEVGDLIAIHDAGAYGETMSSNYNSLGRVPQVWCDDNGAYLVSRRQTLDDIIRTECFEEL; encoded by the coding sequence ATGCCATCAGACACAGAGGCGCTGAGCTGGTCGCCGAGCGGGCTTGAAAGCCTGGCGCAGAAAGTCGGCACGCCCTTCCTGATGTATCGAGCCGATATCATTCGGGCCAAGATCGCCGCCATCACAGCCATGACCGACAGCCCGGGCTTGCAGGCCCGCTTTGCCATGAAAGCGTGTTCCGGCCACCAGGTCTTGCACGCCATGCGACAGAACGGGATCTGGATTGACGCGGTCTCGGGCAATGAGGTCTTGCGGGCGCTACGCGCCGGGTTTCCGTCCGGTCAGAATCCGCCGACCATTCTCTACACCTCAGACGTGTTCCGCGACAACGCGCTAGAGGTCATCCGGGCCGAGAACATCCTGCCCAACCTCGGCACGCCGTCCATGATCGGAGCGCTGGCCCAGGCCGGCTATCGGGGCGCGGTTGGCCTGCGCCTCAACCCCGGCTTCGGGCACGGCCACGTCAAGGAGTGCGATACCGGCGGACCCAGCTCCAAACACGGGCTGTGGTACGAAGATATTGAGGCCATCAAACACGAGCTTGAGACGACCGGTTTCAAGGTCAGCCTGCTGCACGCCCATATTGGCACCGGGCCTGAGATTGCCGAGTTTCAGACCAATATGCGCCGCCTGGTCGATTTTTTTGTCGAACGCCTGCCGCTCTTTCCCCAGGTTGAGGCGATCAACTTCGGGGGCGGCATTCCGCATCCGTACAAGCCTGGGGCGGCCCGCATCGACCTGGACGCCTGCGGAGCGGTGTTCCGTCACGCCCAGCAAGCGTTTCAGGAGGCGGCCAGGCGCAACATCCGGGTCGAGATCGAGCCGGGCCGTTTTTTTGTCGCCGACGGGGCGTCGCTGATCACTCGGGTTCATGGCCTCAAGTCGACCCGGACGAACGAGAAAGGCCCGGGTCAGAAATTCGTCATGGTTGACGCCGGGTTCTGTGACCTGGTCCGTCCGGCCATGTACGGCTCCTACCACCACATCGAGGTCATCGGCAAAACCGGCCAGCCCGAGGAAGACCTGGTTGTCGCCGGCCCGATGTGCGAATCGGGCGACGTGTTTACCCGCGATGCCGACGAGGTGCTCGACCCCCGCCCCCTGCCAACCCCGGAGGTCGGCGACCTGATCGCCATCCACGACGCCGGCGCCTACGGCGAGACCATGAGTTCCAACTATAATTCGCTCGGCCGTGTGCCCCAGGTGTGGTGTGACGATAATGGCGCCTACCTCGTCTCTCGGCGTCAGACGCTGGACGATATCATCCGGACCGAGTGTTTTGAGGAGTTGTAA
- a CDS encoding tetratricopeptide repeat protein, with protein sequence MGRAPSLMWPVRTTRLVCRSVWVAVACLCLLSGGSGATTEAPHTAFFQANTLYSQGDYDRAIHAYEQLLAAGQHSGHVYFNLGNAYFKNGQIGRAILNYERARRMTPGDTDIQANLAYARSVAGTEDCPPKLWQNLAFPLTHHLSTETLVWMTSAAYSLALLTFAVYRVWSRHARWLVSLALVWVGLFALAGGSLARQVYVDSWQRPALVLADGQTPVRFEPAETGTEHFVLKQGALVRLLDSRPGWHQIARCDGRRGWLAAPSLERLWTTDD encoded by the coding sequence GTGGGCCGTGCGCCATCCCTCATGTGGCCGGTCAGGACGACCCGCCTTGTCTGCCGCAGTGTGTGGGTCGCGGTCGCCTGCCTGTGCCTGTTGTCCGGCGGCTCGGGCGCGACGACCGAGGCTCCCCACACCGCCTTTTTCCAGGCCAACACCTTGTACAGCCAGGGCGACTACGACCGGGCCATCCACGCCTATGAACAGCTGCTGGCCGCAGGCCAACATAGCGGGCACGTGTATTTCAACCTGGGTAACGCCTATTTCAAAAATGGTCAGATCGGCCGGGCGATCCTGAACTACGAGCGGGCGCGGCGCATGACGCCCGGCGATACCGATATTCAGGCCAACCTGGCCTATGCCCGTTCCGTCGCCGGCACCGAGGACTGTCCGCCCAAGCTGTGGCAGAACCTGGCTTTTCCCCTGACCCACCACTTGTCCACCGAAACCCTGGTGTGGATGACGAGCGCGGCCTACAGCCTGGCCCTGCTGACCTTTGCCGTGTACCGCGTGTGGTCGCGGCATGCCCGCTGGCTGGTGTCCCTGGCCCTGGTGTGGGTCGGGCTGTTTGCGCTAGCCGGGGGGTCGCTGGCGCGTCAGGTCTATGTCGACAGCTGGCAACGGCCAGCCCTGGTCCTGGCCGACGGACAGACACCGGTCCGCTTTGAGCCGGCCGAAACCGGAACCGAGCACTTTGTCCTCAAACAGGGCGCGCTGGTCCGCCTGCTCGACAGCCGTCCGGGCTGGCATCAGATCGCCCGCTGCGACGGCCGGCGCGGCTGGCTGGCCGCACCCAGCCTGGAGCGCCTGTGGACAACCGACGATTAG
- a CDS encoding acyl-CoA/acyl-ACP dehydrogenase, whose product MTIPTELGGGGVSLLERIKAQERLAQGCGPTALAINMHFNILGVVTDVWRTTKDARAEALLRQIAANRWIVGGSGSEANNAVTVLRPRATAEPMDGGWKVSGKKIFSTQSIALDRYFSEATWGPSDNPKEGKIISFLIPRDTPGLLMKDDWNTMGMRATESRSTELQDAFIPDDAIFLERPVFTRGGVLSLFLKAPFSMGGVYIGIAVAARNFVVEFMRDRPRFPHKQPMSHLPSVYNKVGEMDVLIEGARAAMWKAGAEVEHEDIRMWGRKSVAARMIAIENSVRVVDLAMRTVGGISYYKRLPLERYFRDVRAGLFHPVDADDTLELLGDEATWG is encoded by the coding sequence ATGACCATTCCGACCGAGCTGGGGGGAGGTGGGGTGAGTCTGCTGGAGCGGATCAAGGCCCAGGAACGCCTGGCTCAGGGCTGTGGTCCGACCGCCCTGGCGATCAATATGCATTTCAACATTCTCGGCGTAGTGACCGACGTGTGGCGCACGACCAAAGACGCGCGGGCCGAAGCCCTGCTGCGCCAGATCGCGGCCAACCGCTGGATTGTCGGCGGCTCGGGCTCGGAGGCCAATAATGCGGTCACCGTGTTGCGGCCCAGGGCCACGGCCGAACCGATGGACGGCGGCTGGAAGGTCAGCGGCAAGAAGATCTTCAGCACCCAGAGCATTGCCTTGGATCGCTACTTTTCCGAGGCCACCTGGGGACCGAGCGACAATCCCAAAGAGGGCAAGATCATTTCGTTTCTGATTCCCCGCGACACCCCCGGCCTGTTGATGAAAGACGACTGGAATACGATGGGCATGCGGGCGACCGAGTCGCGCAGCACCGAACTCCAGGACGCCTTTATCCCGGACGACGCGATTTTTCTGGAGCGGCCGGTCTTCACCCGGGGCGGCGTCCTGAGCCTGTTTCTCAAAGCCCCGTTTTCCATGGGCGGGGTATATATCGGCATTGCGGTGGCGGCGCGTAATTTTGTGGTCGAGTTCATGCGCGACCGCCCGCGCTTTCCGCACAAGCAGCCAATGAGCCATCTGCCCAGCGTGTATAACAAGGTCGGCGAAATGGACGTCCTGATTGAGGGCGCGCGGGCGGCGATGTGGAAAGCCGGGGCCGAGGTCGAACACGAGGACATCCGCATGTGGGGCCGCAAAAGCGTGGCCGCCCGGATGATCGCCATTGAAAACTCGGTCCGCGTGGTCGATCTGGCCATGCGCACGGTCGGCGGCATCTCCTACTACAAACGGCTACCCCTGGAGCGCTATTTCCGTGACGTGCGGGCCGGCCTGTTTCACCCGGTCGACGCCGACGACACGCTCGAGCTGCTAGGCGACGAGGCGACCTGGGGTTAA
- a CDS encoding LLM class F420-dependent oxidoreductase produces the protein MEFGVVLPHIGAFAREQVVERIQAVAQRADTLGYHSVWVGDHVVFPAQLQSKYPYHPEGRFPVDSNDNFLDPLTVLSYVAACTTTVRLGTGVLIVPYRNPVVTAKMVASMDVLSHGRVILGGGSGWLREEFEVLHAPYRQRGDQTDEYLQVMKALWTQDQAHFDGRYEKFSDIVCAPKPVQKPHPPIWIGGHSQRALRRTATLGDGWYGHVFWRDPDAFAGDIAAIKRLAEQAGRDPDSLTYAALSYERSFEDVLAALPRYEAGGLDHVVLAFFAWTDQFDEVLRLMERFAGEVGLTPR, from the coding sequence ATGGAATTCGGCGTTGTGCTTCCCCACATCGGCGCGTTTGCCCGCGAGCAGGTGGTCGAGCGGATTCAGGCCGTGGCCCAGCGGGCGGATACGCTGGGCTATCACTCGGTCTGGGTTGGCGACCACGTCGTGTTTCCGGCCCAGCTCCAGTCCAAGTATCCGTATCACCCCGAGGGCAGGTTCCCGGTTGACAGCAACGATAACTTTCTCGATCCCCTGACCGTCCTGAGCTATGTCGCGGCCTGTACCACGACCGTCCGGCTGGGTACCGGGGTGCTGATTGTGCCGTACCGGAATCCGGTCGTGACGGCCAAGATGGTGGCCAGCATGGATGTCTTGTCGCACGGACGGGTGATACTCGGCGGTGGCTCGGGCTGGCTGCGAGAGGAATTTGAGGTGCTCCACGCGCCCTACCGTCAGCGTGGGGATCAGACCGATGAATACTTGCAGGTTATGAAAGCGCTGTGGACCCAGGACCAGGCCCACTTTGATGGACGCTACGAGAAATTCTCCGACATTGTGTGCGCGCCCAAACCCGTCCAGAAGCCGCATCCGCCGATCTGGATCGGCGGCCACAGCCAGCGCGCCCTGCGGCGCACCGCCACGCTCGGCGACGGCTGGTATGGGCACGTGTTCTGGCGTGACCCGGACGCCTTTGCCGGGGATATTGCGGCCATCAAACGGCTGGCCGAGCAGGCCGGCCGCGACCCCGACTCGCTGACCTATGCCGCCCTGTCGTACGAACGCAGCTTCGAGGACGTGCTGGCCGCCCTGCCGCGCTATGAGGCCGGCGGTCTGGACCACGTTGTCCTGGCCTTCTTTGCCTGGACCGATCAGTTTGACGAGGTGCTGAGGCTGATGGAACGCTTTGCCGGGGAAGTCGGACTCACACCCAGATAG
- a CDS encoding DUF547 domain-containing protein, with product MRFVQIKKSLARARDRIMLGLLGVALLAGVAKAAPGSELLSTWEASVETNAAAIDHSAWQSILDTYLTSHPSGINRFDYAALKANAEDAARLADYLTSLQELDPRHYSRQEQQAYWINFYNALTVRVVVDAYPVDSIRDIYQGWLPLGPWDDVHAEVAGMPLTLNNIEHGILRPIWRDPRIHYAVNCASHGCPNLSPTVYTAANTEALLEAGARAYINHPRGVSFVDDDFLLISSIYEWYVEDFGGTEKTVIDHLMQYAEEALAARLKTFSGSIDYEYDWNLNTP from the coding sequence ATGCGGTTTGTCCAGATCAAGAAGAGCCTCGCCCGTGCCAGGGACCGGATCATGCTGGGACTGCTCGGCGTCGCGCTGCTGGCCGGCGTTGCCAAGGCCGCCCCCGGCTCGGAACTGCTGTCAACCTGGGAGGCGAGCGTCGAAACCAACGCCGCGGCTATTGATCACAGCGCGTGGCAAAGCATCCTGGACACCTATCTCACCAGCCATCCGTCGGGCATCAATCGCTTCGATTACGCCGCGCTCAAGGCCAACGCCGAGGACGCCGCCAGGCTGGCCGACTATCTGACCTCGCTGCAGGAACTCGACCCGCGGCACTACTCCCGCCAGGAACAACAGGCCTACTGGATCAACTTCTACAACGCGCTCACCGTGCGGGTCGTGGTGGACGCCTATCCGGTGGACTCCATCCGCGACATTTACCAGGGCTGGTTGCCGCTCGGTCCCTGGGACGACGTACACGCCGAGGTCGCGGGCATGCCGCTGACCCTGAACAATATCGAGCACGGCATCCTGCGCCCCATCTGGCGCGATCCGCGCATTCATTACGCCGTCAACTGCGCCAGCCACGGCTGTCCGAATTTATCCCCGACGGTGTATACCGCGGCCAATACCGAGGCACTGCTTGAGGCCGGTGCGCGCGCCTATATCAACCATCCCCGAGGCGTAAGCTTCGTGGACGACGACTTCCTGCTGATATCGAGTATCTACGAGTGGTATGTGGAGGACTTCGGCGGCACCGAAAAAACGGTCATCGACCATCTCATGCAGTATGCCGAGGAAGCACTCGCTGCGCGCCTCAAGACCTTCAGCGGATCGATAGACTACGAATACGACTGGAACCTGAACACACCCTGA